The Spirosoma radiotolerans genome has a window encoding:
- a CDS encoding pyridoxamine 5'-phosphate oxidase family protein, producing the protein MQTARTTPSRLAKRAHYDAATIHPILDEALFCVVSYSIDGQPMAIPTAFARKDDKLYIHGSVGSHFIRSIEQGNPVCISVMLTDGLVLAKSAFHHSVNYRSVTIFANAQKVTDETERLEALALITDHLIPGRWDDLRPTTASEMRKTTVLVFSLAEASAKVRAGGPNDEPEDEDLPTWAGVIPMQTVRLAPAPAENSLKTPLPTYLS; encoded by the coding sequence ATGCAAACCGCCCGCACAACACCCAGCCGCCTGGCCAAACGCGCTCATTACGATGCAGCAACCATCCACCCCATTCTGGACGAAGCCTTGTTCTGCGTCGTCAGCTATTCTATTGACGGACAGCCGATGGCCATTCCAACGGCCTTTGCCCGAAAAGACGACAAACTATACATACATGGTTCGGTAGGGAGTCATTTCATTCGTAGTATTGAGCAGGGAAATCCAGTTTGTATCTCGGTTATGCTTACGGACGGATTGGTGCTGGCGAAATCGGCATTTCACCACTCGGTCAATTACCGCTCCGTCACGATTTTTGCCAATGCACAAAAAGTGACGGATGAGACTGAACGCTTGGAGGCCCTGGCGCTGATTACGGATCACCTGATTCCCGGTCGTTGGGATGACCTGCGCCCCACAACAGCCAGTGAGATGCGCAAAACTACCGTTCTCGTTTTTTCGCTGGCCGAAGCGTCGGCCAAAGTTCGTGCGGGTGGTCCCAATGATGAGCCTGAAGACGAAGACCTACCGACCTGGGCGGGCGTCATTCCGATGCAAACCGTACGACTGGCACCGGCACCCGCAGAAAACAGTTTGAAAACACCCTTACCAACCTACCTGTCATGA
- a CDS encoding aminotransferase-like domain-containing protein, producing MVPLKSLIQLDKASLLPIFVQLSNQLGQLIRVGTLLPGQRLPGTRQLADLLALNRQTVVAAYDEGMAQGWLESRPGSGTYVASHLPDVKPQPLPSGDEPLLKNKATDGQPGYAFDRLDFLVRPVMTTQAGLHLDDGFPDIRLAPMDELSRAYRSYFRWGNPQQHFGYGDTKGHSLLREQLSMYLNETRGLQTTPDNMLITRGSIMGLHLASQVLLRPGDVVITGETTWAGATMNFRKAGAIVRTVPVDEHGIDLNKLAGYCEQQPIRMVFVTPHHHYPTTVTLHPSRRVRLLQLAEQYGFAVLEDDYDYDFHYLSRPILPLASADRRGMVVYVGSLTKSVAPAFRIGYVVGPSALIDELARLRRIIDRQGDPMLEFAIGQLFKTGDLKRHFRKTLRTYQARRDHFCALLASELRDAIQFTKPDGGLAVWARFDPAIDMEAMAGRAAQEGLTLSNGVFHNPPGQQLNGTRLGFASSSEEELERSVQVLKKVLY from the coding sequence ATGGTGCCTTTAAAATCCTTGATTCAACTCGACAAGGCGTCGCTACTGCCCATTTTTGTGCAACTCAGCAATCAGCTTGGGCAATTGATCCGGGTGGGTACGCTGTTGCCGGGTCAGCGGCTGCCCGGCACGCGTCAACTGGCTGATCTGCTCGCATTGAATCGACAAACGGTGGTGGCCGCTTATGACGAAGGAATGGCACAGGGCTGGCTCGAAAGTCGCCCCGGAAGTGGTACCTATGTCGCATCTCACCTCCCAGACGTAAAGCCGCAACCACTACCGTCGGGCGATGAGCCCTTGCTGAAAAACAAGGCAACCGACGGGCAGCCGGGTTATGCCTTTGATCGGCTTGATTTTCTGGTTCGTCCTGTGATGACAACCCAGGCTGGTCTGCACCTGGACGATGGTTTTCCTGACATTCGGCTGGCACCGATGGACGAACTGAGCCGGGCCTATCGTTCTTATTTTCGGTGGGGCAATCCGCAGCAGCACTTCGGTTACGGGGATACCAAAGGTCATTCTTTGCTCCGTGAGCAACTGTCTATGTATTTGAACGAAACCCGTGGCCTGCAAACGACTCCCGATAATATGCTCATTACGCGGGGTAGTATCATGGGCCTGCACCTCGCCAGCCAGGTGCTGTTGCGGCCGGGCGATGTGGTCATAACGGGCGAAACGACCTGGGCGGGCGCAACCATGAATTTTCGAAAAGCGGGTGCCATCGTACGGACCGTGCCTGTCGATGAACACGGCATTGACCTCAATAAGCTGGCAGGTTACTGCGAGCAGCAGCCGATTCGGATGGTGTTTGTAACGCCCCACCATCATTACCCAACCACGGTAACGCTTCACCCCAGCCGGCGGGTTCGCTTGCTGCAACTGGCTGAACAGTATGGGTTTGCCGTTCTTGAAGACGACTACGATTATGATTTTCACTACCTCAGTCGACCGATCTTGCCTTTAGCCAGCGCCGACCGTCGGGGTATGGTTGTGTATGTCGGCTCACTGACCAAATCGGTCGCACCGGCCTTCCGAATTGGCTATGTGGTAGGCCCTTCGGCGCTGATTGATGAACTGGCCCGGCTCCGGCGCATCATCGACCGGCAGGGCGACCCGATGCTCGAATTTGCCATTGGGCAGTTGTTTAAAACGGGTGATCTGAAACGCCATTTTCGGAAAACTTTACGCACCTATCAGGCACGCAGGGATCATTTTTGTGCGCTGCTGGCCAGTGAATTACGAGATGCCATACAGTTTACCAAACCGGATGGCGGGTTGGCCGTTTGGGCGCGTTTCGACCCGGCGATTGATATGGAAGCGATGGCCGGACGGGCGGCACAGGAAGGGCTGACCTTGTCGAATGGCGTTTTTCATAATCCACCCGGTCAGCAGCTAAACGGCACACGACTGGGCTTTGCATCGAGTTCAGAGGAAGAACTGGAACGAAGCGTTCAGGTGCTGAAAAAAGTGCTTTATTAA
- a CDS encoding GNAT family N-acetyltransferase: protein MRLVELTATENYGYQAFRMMGFHRHQDCFRSKPSDQVKAPFPTAGMPDNFTLGFITATNELAGVVSFEREGQTRQKFRHKGLLFGMYVAEEYSGQHLGRLLLEETIRRVRLVSDIEQINLTVIATNHRARSLYEKLGFTSFAYEKNALKDGDMYYDEEQMVLFL from the coding sequence ATGAGGCTTGTCGAACTCACGGCTACAGAAAACTACGGCTACCAGGCGTTCCGGATGATGGGATTTCACCGACATCAGGATTGCTTTCGAAGCAAACCGTCCGATCAGGTAAAGGCGCCTTTTCCCACTGCCGGTATGCCGGACAACTTCACCCTGGGGTTTATCACCGCTACAAACGAACTAGCCGGTGTCGTAAGCTTTGAGCGTGAAGGCCAGACCCGTCAGAAGTTCAGACACAAAGGGTTACTCTTCGGTATGTATGTAGCCGAAGAGTACAGCGGGCAGCATTTGGGGCGACTTTTATTGGAAGAAACCATCCGGCGAGTACGTTTAGTATCGGATATTGAGCAGATTAACCTGACCGTTATCGCGACGAACCACCGCGCCAGAAGCCTGTACGAGAAACTGGGATTTACATCCTTTGCCTACGAAAAGAACGCCCTTAAAGACGGAGACATGTACTACGACGAAGAACAAATGGTTCTCTTTTTGTAA